The proteins below come from a single Gammaproteobacteria bacterium genomic window:
- a CDS encoding PilN domain-containing protein, which produces MKQQINLFQGQDKQNKNRFSLTHIITLFVVSIAINLSYYFYNDSILEQNLVALHKLEKQVAKLNQLKDKLQPLQQGDNASISKRLQVLARERIQKNQILDVITKATSEQYKISTYIYSLANNTLSGLWLTNILIDRTQSSITLTGITRKSELLPEFIRLLSTDETLKNIIFQKIDIQRNEEDTNYSFTISTHK; this is translated from the coding sequence ATGAAACAACAAATCAATCTGTTCCAGGGTCAGGACAAACAGAATAAAAATCGTTTTTCTCTAACACATATCATCACCCTGTTTGTTGTATCCATAGCCATCAACCTATCCTATTATTTTTATAATGACAGCATCCTTGAGCAAAACCTGGTAGCCCTGCATAAACTGGAGAAACAGGTTGCTAAGCTGAATCAGCTTAAGGATAAACTGCAGCCCTTACAGCAGGGAGATAATGCCAGTATTAGTAAACGACTACAGGTACTGGCGCGTGAAAGAATACAAAAAAACCAAATACTTGATGTCATTACCAAGGCAACATCAGAACAGTATAAAATATCCACTTATATCTATAGTCTTGCCAATAACACCCTATCCGGACTATGGCTCACCAATATATTGATCGACCGTACCCAATCCAGCATAACGTTAACAGGGATTACCCGAAAATCCGAGCTATTACCTGAATTTATACGATTATTATCCACCGATGAGACGCTAAAAAATATTATCTTTCAGAAGATTGATATACAACGTAATGAAGAAGATACCAATTACTCTTTTACCATAAGCACCCATAAATAA
- a CDS encoding pilus assembly protein PilM, translating into MLGFLKKEKSTDLIGISLQQNNICMVSLSDIHLEKPCINFATHKAYLSQKDQQQALQVLIQEQALTNPVCYTVLESENYQLINMQAPNLPDDELQQAMRWQIKSMIDYSPDDAVIDIFDMPNKYNNDDQKKMLYVVSAKKETIEERSNLINNNKLALQVIDIEELALRNICTLFPQHKTGMIYLNIEATHSTIIIVKEGLLYLARTLNFGLDSINNSMDINQSNNDSLNTIILEIQRSTDYYESHYGQAPCQNLLISPIKIHKPELIEYLSSILNINIMAFDINKVFTCNTAIADEEQSLYITAIGSLLRDYSQETEA; encoded by the coding sequence ATGTTGGGGTTTCTTAAAAAAGAAAAAAGCACCGACCTGATTGGCATCTCCCTGCAACAGAATAATATATGCATGGTATCTCTGTCTGATATCCATCTTGAAAAACCCTGTATTAATTTTGCTACCCATAAAGCCTATCTTTCGCAAAAGGATCAGCAACAAGCACTGCAAGTCCTGATACAAGAACAGGCTCTCACTAATCCTGTCTGCTATACCGTGCTGGAATCAGAAAACTACCAGCTTATTAATATGCAGGCACCTAATCTCCCTGATGATGAATTGCAACAGGCGATGCGCTGGCAAATAAAAAGCATGATCGATTACTCGCCGGATGATGCCGTTATTGATATATTCGACATGCCTAATAAATATAATAATGATGATCAAAAAAAGATGCTCTATGTCGTATCGGCAAAAAAAGAAACCATTGAGGAACGCAGCAACCTTATCAATAATAATAAACTGGCACTTCAAGTCATTGATATCGAGGAACTGGCTCTACGCAATATATGCACATTATTTCCACAACATAAAACCGGCATGATCTATCTGAATATTGAGGCCACTCACAGTACTATTATTATTGTAAAAGAAGGTCTGCTCTATCTTGCGCGCACTCTGAATTTTGGTCTGGACTCCATTAACAACAGCATGGATATCAATCAGAGCAATAATGATTCCCTTAATACCATTATTCTCGAAATACAGCGCTCCACAGATTATTACGAAAGCCACTATGGCCAGGCACCTTGCCAAAATCTATTAATATCTCCTATCAAAATACACAAGCCGGAATTAATAGAGTATCTATCCAGTATTTTAAATATCAATATTATGGCCTTTGACATTAACAAGGTCTTTACTTGCAATACCGCCATTGCCGACGAGGAACAATCCCTATACATTACTGCCATCGGATCTCTACTACGCGATTACTCGCAAGAGACTGAGGCATAG
- a CDS encoding tetratricopeptide repeat protein: MSLINQMLSDLDTRQSAQEPADIPLPGLHKAHNKPKPLFNINLVVAGTVIFIVTFISIYFWMETEATVQKTTITKPVLQTPPPVPKPALSVVKPVPEIPDPPSPSIPAVNNIETIAVIKPVPMPEPKIKTVITPIVKAIKPKKIIPIITPSTLIADANNYVDKGDYNQAINTLSRYLEDNPAQHDVRATLVSIYTQRGDYPKAQSVLLNAIKKWPQHHHYEMMMARLLLEQQQDQDALHILQASTNNSAGYHAFIAAIYQRLSQHRMAIQHYNVALQSMPDNGLWWLGLGISQEQQGQRQKALAAFNHASNTNNISPRILQYIDQRIAALQPIDQDIH, from the coding sequence ATGAGTCTTATTAATCAGATGTTAAGCGACCTGGACACTCGACAATCGGCTCAAGAACCCGCCGACATCCCTTTGCCAGGCCTTCATAAAGCACATAACAAGCCCAAACCCCTTTTCAACATAAATCTAGTAGTAGCGGGCACCGTTATTTTTATTGTCACCTTTATATCAATCTACTTCTGGATGGAGACAGAGGCCACGGTACAAAAAACAACAATAACAAAGCCTGTGCTACAAACACCGCCACCGGTACCGAAGCCAGCACTTAGTGTCGTTAAGCCTGTTCCGGAGATTCCGGATCCCCCGTCCCCGTCTATACCGGCTGTTAACAACATTGAAACGATAGCTGTTATTAAGCCTGTCCCAATGCCAGAGCCTAAAATAAAAACCGTCATAACTCCTATTGTTAAAGCGATCAAACCCAAAAAAATAATACCTATCATTACACCATCCACCCTGATCGCTGATGCCAATAACTATGTTGATAAGGGCGATTACAATCAAGCCATCAACACATTGTCCCGCTATCTTGAAGACAACCCTGCTCAACACGATGTACGAGCGACACTGGTTAGCATTTATACACAAAGGGGTGACTATCCAAAGGCTCAATCCGTTCTACTTAATGCGATAAAAAAATGGCCCCAACATCATCACTATGAAATGATGATGGCAAGATTATTACTCGAACAACAACAGGATCAGGATGCCCTGCATATACTACAGGCCTCAACAAATAATAGTGCTGGTTACCATGCCTTTATTGCCGCCATCTACCAACGACTATCTCAACACCGCATGGCGATTCAACATTACAATGTAGCATTGCAATCCATGCCGGATAATGGTCTATGGTGGCTAGGTCTTGGTATATCACAAGAACAACAGGGACAGCGCCAAAAAGCGCTTGCTGCCTTCAACCATGCCAGCAATACAAACAATATTAGTCCACGTATCCTGCAATATATTGATCAGCGTATTGCGGCTCTTCAGCCCATCGATCAGGACATTCATTGA